GAATATCCGAAAAGTCCCCATTTGAAGGATGCCTTCATGCTGGGAACGCACGTGAAACTCATGTCTTATCAGGGACCCCGCTACGATGCCACCGTGCTCGACGATGCTGGAAACCTGAAAGAGACTACACTGCGGATGTTCCCCAACGCCGACAAACAACGGCTGAAGACGGAACTCCAGAAAATCGAATACGCGAAAGCGAAGCGTGAGTGGGAGACCGTTCAATACTGGATGCGTCGCAGCAAACCCAAGTCAGCAGCAGTCTACTGTAACCTGCTGATCGAACATTATCCCACGTCTCCCTTTGCCAATCAGGCCCGCGATCTGCTGGCCGAACTGGGACGCGATAACACGAATCATCTCTGGGCCAATTACGCGGTACCAGGGAAAAAGTCAGCTGTAAAAGAACCAGAACCAGCTCGCTTCTCACTACCGGGCATTCCCGGTTTTGGCGGCGATGAACCCAAGGCGGTTCCCGCCCCGTCCAAAGCACCTGCTGAACAGGCACCCGCTGAGGATACGGGACTTGAACCTCCGGCCCGTTTGAGACTGGATGGACTGGACGAACCGATTAGAAGAATTCCGTCAGACGGAGAACCGGAACCGGCACGGATCCAACTGTAAGCCTCTCTGCCTGGCAGAATTGTGTCACCCTGTATGACTTAGTTTATGAAACGTTTTGTGGTCAACCTGTTCGTGCTGCTGGTGCTGTCAGTCAACCTGCCAGGCTGCGGCTACACCGTCGGCAATTCGTATCAGCCCGACGTACAGACAGTGTATGTACCTATTTTTGAAAATCAGACTCTGCGTCGTGGGTATGAGTACCAGTTAACTGAGGCCGTGCAGCGTAAGATTCAGTCACGAACTCCCTTCCGACTGGCCAAAGGCATAGAAGCAGATACCAGGCTCACCGGGACCATCAGGAAAATCAATAAATCAGTATTGGGGACCACTCAAAATGACGATCCTCGTAATCTGAATCTGGAGTTTGTCGTGGATGTCACCTGGGAAGATATGCGAAGTGGCCAAATCCTGTCACAGCAGCAGGTTCCCATTACTGCCGATGTCGTCAACCTGGTTTCCCAGGCTTCGTTTGCACCGGAAGTCGGGCAATCCCTGGCGACAGCCACCCAGAGAGTCACCGATGAGCTGGCCAATCAGATTGTTCAACTTATGGAAGCCCCCTGGTAAATTTGATCCACAAACACACATGGTCAGGATCTCTCTATCCTGATAAAATCCCACACCATTTCAGAAACCCAACAATTTAAACCATCCCCACCTTTCAGATGAACCTGTCTACTACACAAGTACGGATTGCGAAATCTCATCGGGCCTCAAGCCAGACCTGCAATTCAGGGAAGGATTTGGATATCAAATGAAGTCAAAACCTGTCTTACACCAAAGTGCTCTCACGTTATTCTCCTGGGCGATGCTGACACTGCTTGTGACCGCGTCTCTCGAGGCGCAGGTCGATCAGCGAAAACCACGCCCCGACCCGGCCGACGCAGTAATGCAGGTCCAGGAACTCCCCAAAGCGCTGGAAGGCATTCTGGAGAAATGGGAAAAGGAATCAGGCAAAATCAATAAACTGGAAGGCGAGCATGTTCGCATCTGGTATGACGATGTTTTCTGTGTCGAAAAACGCTCCGAGGGAAAATTTTATTACGAGAAACCAGATAAAGGCCGGATCGATATTACCGGCATGAAAATTGGTAAGAATGCCAAGCCGGGTAAAGTGAATCCCAAAACAGGAAAACCCTTCATATTACAACCTGGCGAAAATGAGAAATGGATCTGTGACGGACATCGGATTTTCAAAATTGATGAAGATGAAAAAGCGTACGAAGTCTTTCCGATCCCCCTGGAGCGTCGTGGTGCCAATATCATGGAAGGCCCCCTGCCGTTCCTGTTCGGGATGCCTGCAAAAACTGCCAAACAACGCTATTATTTAAAACTGATAGATAACTCACCACAACAAATTGTCATCGCTGTCAAACCACGTCGGCGGGCAGATGCGGCAAATTACCAGGAAGCCAAAGTCCTGTTGGATCCAAATACGTATCTGCCACGAGCTGTGCAGTTAATTCACCCAGGCGGGAATCAGTCCACTGTTTACAGTTTCCAAAAAGTGGAAGCGAACAAAGCCAGAGGCATCATCGCCAAAGTATTCGGGAACAGTCCATTTACCCCGGACCTGGAAGGCTATCAGCTTCAGGGAAAAGTAGTTGCTCAAGCCGATGGTGGCCAGACACAACAACCTGCTCCGCAGCAACAGATCGCCCCCGTTCAACATGCCACTTTTAAAGTACCAAATATGGTCGGGCATGACTTTAAATCCGCCAGAAAAGTGCTGGAAGATATGGGCCTGAAACCTCAGTTTCACCGAGGCGATCCTGCAGAGCAACCCAAGTTGATCTACCAGGTTTATCAGCAGGTCCCTGTACCAGGTTCCGCAGCTCAGAAGGGTCAGACGATTCATCTGAAGCTCTACGTCGATCCGAGCAAAGCACAAAACTGAGCCAGGAAAGACAAGAAATAACTCATAGAAAAGCCCTGGGGAAACTACCCCGGGGCTTTTTTAGTTATTGCGGGCGCGCATCGCACGTTGAATATCCATGCGAGCGGAATCTTTCTTGAGCTTCTCTCGCTTGTCGTGCAGTTTACGCCCCTTGGCGATTCCCAGCTTCACTTTCACCAGGCCACGGGTGAAATAAACGGTCAATGGAATCAGCGTCAGACTTGAGTTCTCGGACCGCTCAGCAAATTTGCGGATCTCGGCTTTCTTCATCAGCAGCTTCCGGGGACGCCGGGTCTGATGATTCATTGTGTTCGCCTGCGGATACAGCGCGATATCACAGTTAAAGAGCCAGACTTCCCCATCCTGCACGCGGGCAAACGCCTCTTCGATGGAGATTTTGTTCGCGCGGATGCTTTTGACTTCGCTCCCCGCCAGCATGATCCCGCAATCGAGTGTATCCAGTATCTCGTAATTGTGACGGGCCTTACGATTCTG
This window of the Gimesia chilikensis genome carries:
- the lptE gene encoding LPS assembly lipoprotein LptE; amino-acid sequence: MKRFVVNLFVLLVLSVNLPGCGYTVGNSYQPDVQTVYVPIFENQTLRRGYEYQLTEAVQRKIQSRTPFRLAKGIEADTRLTGTIRKINKSVLGTTQNDDPRNLNLEFVVDVTWEDMRSGQILSQQQVPITADVVNLVSQASFAPEVGQSLATATQRVTDELANQIVQLMEAPW
- a CDS encoding PASTA domain-containing protein encodes the protein MKSKPVLHQSALTLFSWAMLTLLVTASLEAQVDQRKPRPDPADAVMQVQELPKALEGILEKWEKESGKINKLEGEHVRIWYDDVFCVEKRSEGKFYYEKPDKGRIDITGMKIGKNAKPGKVNPKTGKPFILQPGENEKWICDGHRIFKIDEDEKAYEVFPIPLERRGANIMEGPLPFLFGMPAKTAKQRYYLKLIDNSPQQIVIAVKPRRRADAANYQEAKVLLDPNTYLPRAVQLIHPGGNQSTVYSFQKVEANKARGIIAKVFGNSPFTPDLEGYQLQGKVVAQADGGQTQQPAPQQQIAPVQHATFKVPNMVGHDFKSARKVLEDMGLKPQFHRGDPAEQPKLIYQVYQQVPVPGSAAQKGQTIHLKLYVDPSKAQN
- the smpB gene encoding SsrA-binding protein SmpB — encoded protein: MGKKGKKKASKEDPNSRTVCQNRKARHNYEILDTLDCGIMLAGSEVKSIRANKISIEEAFARVQDGEVWLFNCDIALYPQANTMNHQTRRPRKLLMKKAEIRKFAERSENSSLTLIPLTVYFTRGLVKVKLGIAKGRKLHDKREKLKKDSARMDIQRAMRARNN